In a genomic window of Streptomyces sp. NBC_01231:
- a CDS encoding glycoside hydrolase family 88 protein has protein sequence MRRRRMPAALTAVALSAVTLSALPTAVPSPAAAVSARPADRPVTAPDWSVALVDSTTARYTPSTIGGWSYPVGLYLYGQYLTYRRTHEARYLTYIKDYVDRFVKSDGTIDQPFNSLDSMQAGRLLVILHRETGQDRYREAAEKIRDRLNTYPRTAYGGFWHADTASRANQLWADGVYMVNPFLVEYGKEFGDRAYANDEAAKQLSLYGSHLQVANGLLRHAYDESKTVSWADPQTGLAPEHWCRAVGWYSMAITNVLDAIPANHPRRAQLLKTFRRLAAGLERYQDPATGRWFQVIDKGGRDDNWTETSCSSMFTYALSRGAQRGYLDPHYRAVARRGYQGVLAKLSVGTDGLTNLADISVGTNVGDYAYYIARTRATNDFHGLGAFLIMNEQLRGD, from the coding sequence ATGAGACGCCGACGCATGCCCGCGGCGCTGACGGCCGTCGCTCTGTCCGCCGTCACCCTGTCCGCTCTGCCGACGGCCGTCCCGTCCCCGGCCGCGGCCGTGAGCGCGCGGCCCGCGGACCGCCCGGTGACGGCCCCCGACTGGTCCGTGGCCCTCGTCGACTCCACCACGGCCCGCTACACCCCGAGCACCATCGGCGGCTGGTCCTACCCCGTCGGCCTCTACCTCTACGGCCAGTACCTCACCTACCGACGCACGCACGAGGCCCGCTACCTCACCTACATCAAGGACTACGTCGACCGCTTCGTGAAGAGCGACGGCACCATCGACCAGCCCTTCAACAGCCTGGACAGCATGCAGGCCGGCCGACTGCTGGTGATCCTGCACCGCGAGACCGGCCAGGACCGCTACCGCGAGGCGGCGGAGAAGATCCGCGACCGCCTGAACACCTATCCGCGCACCGCCTACGGCGGTTTCTGGCACGCCGACACCGCCAGCCGCGCCAACCAGCTCTGGGCGGACGGCGTCTACATGGTGAACCCGTTCCTCGTCGAGTACGGCAAGGAGTTCGGCGACAGGGCGTACGCCAATGACGAGGCGGCCAAGCAGCTCTCCCTCTACGGCAGCCACCTGCAGGTCGCGAACGGGCTGCTGAGGCACGCCTACGACGAGTCGAAGACCGTGAGCTGGGCCGACCCGCAGACCGGGCTCGCCCCCGAGCACTGGTGCCGGGCGGTCGGCTGGTACTCCATGGCGATCACCAACGTGCTCGACGCGATCCCCGCCAACCACCCCCGCCGGGCCCAACTTCTCAAGACCTTCCGGAGGCTGGCGGCGGGTCTGGAGAGGTACCAGGACCCGGCGACCGGACGCTGGTTCCAGGTGATCGACAAGGGCGGCCGCGACGACAACTGGACCGAGACGTCCTGCTCCAGCATGTTCACCTACGCCCTCTCGCGCGGGGCCCAACGGGGCTATCTGGACCCGCACTACAGGGCCGTCGCCCGGCGCGGCTACCAGGGCGTCCTGGCAAAGCTCTCGGTCGGCACGGACGGCCTCACGAACCTCGCCGACATCTCCGTCGGCACGAACGTCGGCGACTACGCGTACTACATCGCCCGCACCCGGGCCACCAACGACTTCCACGGGCTGGGTGCCTTCCTGATCATGAACGAACAACTGCGAGGTGATTAG
- a CDS encoding methyltransferase domain-containing protein, translating into MAHAHHDHATGHDQDHQAGHDHGHVHGGTDIDWSEHAPMLESQAELFTPLYERALAWLGHKQTEPGLIVDAGSGPGVVSCLLADAFPGARVVAVDGAEPLLERARARAARLGVADRFGTLSGELPRVLDELDYPADLLWASRSLHHLGDQRAALAAFAARLAPGGTLALLEGGLPARFLPRDIGIGRPGLQARLDSLEEEWFARMRADLPGAVAETEDWPALMAAAGLRHTGTRSFLLDLPAPTTDRARAHAAAVLSRLRDGFGDHLDATDRATLDRLLDPEDPASVHRRRDVFVLAAHTVYTAERTG; encoded by the coding sequence ATGGCACACGCACACCACGACCACGCCACAGGCCACGATCAGGACCACCAGGCCGGCCACGATCATGGCCACGTTCACGGCGGCACCGACATCGACTGGAGCGAACACGCTCCGATGCTGGAGTCGCAGGCGGAGCTCTTCACGCCCCTGTACGAGCGGGCCCTGGCATGGCTTGGGCACAAGCAGACCGAGCCCGGGCTCATCGTGGACGCGGGCAGCGGACCCGGTGTCGTCTCCTGCCTGCTCGCGGACGCCTTCCCCGGCGCCCGGGTCGTCGCCGTGGACGGCGCCGAGCCGCTGCTGGAACGGGCCCGCGCCCGGGCCGCCCGGCTCGGCGTCGCCGACCGCTTCGGCACCCTCTCCGGTGAACTGCCCCGTGTGCTGGACGAGTTGGACTACCCGGCCGACCTGCTGTGGGCCAGCCGCAGCCTGCACCACCTCGGCGACCAGCGGGCCGCGCTCGCCGCCTTCGCCGCGCGGCTCGCGCCCGGTGGCACCCTCGCGCTGCTGGAGGGCGGCCTGCCCGCCCGCTTCCTGCCCCGTGACATCGGCATCGGCCGGCCGGGACTGCAGGCGCGGCTGGACTCGCTGGAGGAGGAGTGGTTCGCGCGGATGCGCGCGGACCTGCCCGGCGCAGTCGCCGAGACCGAGGACTGGCCGGCGCTGATGGCCGCCGCGGGTCTGCGGCACACCGGCACCCGCAGCTTCCTGCTCGACCTGCCCGCCCCCACCACCGACCGGGCCCGCGCACACGCGGCCGCCGTCCTCTCCCGCCTGCGCGACGGCTTCGGCGACCACCTCGACGCCACCGACCGCGCCACCCTCGACCGACTGCTCGACCCTGAGGACCCGGCGAGCGTGCACCGGCGGCGGGACGTCTTCGTGCTGGCGGCGCACACGGTGTACACGGCGGAGCGTACGGGCTGA
- a CDS encoding cellulase family glycosylhydrolase, with protein sequence MRHPPRSVLLAVTGAAALLGSVTVPAVTASGAVPACTVEYSVTSQWDTGFQGAVKITNNTAAMSGWNLTFDLAGGQKVSQGWNAKWSQSGTTVTAANESYNGQLGSGASVSAGFIASRSGGSAVPTTFKLNGTICNTDSGPTDPTDPTDPPDPGDGTPPVLRVSGNKLVDAAGTTRRMLGVNRSGGEFMCVQGRGIWDGPVDDASVRAIADWKANTVRIPLNEECWLGLSHIQPQYAGANYVNAVKDLVAKVRANGMTPMLELHWTYGQYTGNSSGCSDVQASCQKPMPDMQYTPSFWTSVANTFKDDPTVVFDLFNEPYPDRATSTTTQAWQCWRDGGTCPGIGYQVAGMQDLVDAIRATGARNLILAGGLAYSNDLSQWLAYKPTDPAGNLAAAWHVYNFNTCSNESCWNSTLAPVAAQVPLVAGEIGENTCSHGFVDQVMKWFDDRGLSYLGWTWNTWNCATGPSLISSYDGTPTAYGIGLRDHLRALHG encoded by the coding sequence ATGCGACACCCCCCGCGTTCAGTACTTTTAGCCGTCACCGGTGCGGCCGCCCTCCTCGGGTCCGTGACGGTGCCGGCGGTCACGGCGTCCGGAGCCGTCCCTGCCTGCACGGTGGAGTACTCCGTCACCAGTCAGTGGGACACCGGCTTCCAGGGCGCCGTGAAGATCACCAACAACACGGCTGCCATGAGCGGTTGGAACCTCACCTTCGACCTCGCGGGCGGCCAGAAGGTCAGCCAGGGCTGGAACGCCAAGTGGTCCCAGTCCGGCACGACGGTCACCGCCGCCAACGAGAGCTACAACGGGCAGTTGGGCAGCGGCGCGAGCGTCAGCGCCGGGTTCATCGCGTCCCGGTCGGGCGGCAGCGCCGTACCGACGACCTTCAAGCTCAACGGCACCATCTGCAACACCGACTCCGGGCCGACCGACCCGACGGATCCGACCGATCCGCCGGACCCCGGTGACGGCACGCCCCCTGTCCTGCGGGTCTCCGGCAACAAGCTGGTGGACGCCGCGGGCACGACCCGCCGCATGCTCGGCGTGAACCGCTCGGGCGGCGAGTTCATGTGCGTGCAGGGGCGGGGCATCTGGGACGGCCCGGTCGACGACGCCTCGGTCAGGGCGATCGCCGACTGGAAGGCCAACACCGTCCGTATCCCGCTCAACGAGGAGTGCTGGCTGGGCCTTTCCCACATCCAACCGCAGTACGCCGGCGCCAACTACGTCAACGCGGTCAAGGACCTGGTGGCGAAGGTCAGGGCCAACGGCATGACGCCGATGCTCGAACTGCACTGGACGTACGGCCAGTACACCGGCAACTCGTCCGGCTGCTCCGACGTGCAGGCCAGCTGCCAGAAGCCGATGCCCGACATGCAGTACACACCCTCCTTCTGGACGTCGGTGGCGAACACCTTCAAGGATGACCCGACCGTCGTCTTCGACCTGTTCAACGAGCCCTACCCGGACCGCGCGACCTCCACGACCACCCAGGCGTGGCAGTGCTGGCGGGACGGCGGCACCTGCCCCGGCATCGGGTACCAGGTGGCCGGCATGCAGGATCTCGTCGACGCGATCCGGGCCACCGGCGCCAGGAACCTGATCCTGGCCGGCGGACTCGCCTACTCGAACGACCTGAGCCAGTGGCTCGCGTACAAGCCGACCGACCCGGCGGGCAATCTCGCCGCCGCCTGGCACGTGTACAACTTCAACACCTGCTCGAACGAGAGCTGCTGGAACTCCACACTCGCCCCGGTCGCCGCCCAAGTGCCGCTCGTGGCCGGGGAGATCGGCGAGAACACCTGCTCACACGGTTTCGTCGACCAGGTCATGAAGTGGTTCGACGACCGTGGCCTGTCCTACCTGGGCTGGACCTGGAACACCTGGAACTGCGCCACCGGCCCGTCCCTGATCTCCAGTTACGACGGTACCCCCACCGCGTACGGAATCGGGCTGCGTGATCATCTGCGCGCCCTGCACGGCTGA
- a CDS encoding glycoside hydrolase family 6 protein has product MSRTRTALLAALALVAGASGTAFAVAGGVDVAAVPCTVDYKVQNQWDTGFTANVTVTNNSAAKSSWSVKWAYAGSQKVTSGWSAKISQSGTAVTAANESYNGSLATGGSVSFGFQGTYSGTNAIPATFTLDGVTCNVDGGGPTDPGGPTDPGTPSSRVDNPYSGAKVYVNPEWSAKAAAEPGGSRISNQPTGVWLDRTAAINGANGGMGLRAHLDEALKQKGSGELVVQLVIYNLPGRDCAALASNGELGPTEIDKYKTQYIDPIKTILADSKYAGLRIVTTIEIDSLPNLVTNTGSRVTATPQCDVMKANGNYQKGVGYALNKLGDVPNVYNYIDAGHHGWIGWDDNFAPSAAIMKEAATSEGATVNDVHGFITNTANYSALKENNFTINDNAGGKSVRESKWVDWNRYVDELSFAQAFRNQLVTTGFNSGIGMLIDTSRNGWGGTARPAGPGPTTDVDAYVDGGRYDRRLNTGNWCNQSGAGLGERPKASPAAGIDAYVWMKPPGESDGSSSAIPNDEGKGFDRMCDPTYTGNPRNNNHMSGALPNAPISGKWFSAQFQELMKNAYPAL; this is encoded by the coding sequence ATGAGTCGTACCAGAACCGCGTTGCTCGCCGCCCTGGCGCTGGTCGCCGGGGCCTCCGGGACGGCGTTCGCCGTCGCCGGGGGCGTCGATGTCGCCGCCGTCCCCTGCACCGTCGACTACAAGGTGCAGAACCAGTGGGACACCGGCTTCACCGCCAACGTCACCGTCACCAACAACAGCGCGGCCAAGTCGAGTTGGTCGGTGAAGTGGGCGTACGCCGGTAGCCAGAAGGTCACCAGCGGCTGGAGCGCCAAGATCAGCCAGAGCGGCACGGCCGTCACCGCGGCCAACGAGAGCTACAACGGCTCGCTGGCCACCGGCGGCTCGGTCAGCTTCGGCTTCCAGGGCACCTACAGCGGCACCAACGCGATCCCCGCCACCTTCACCCTCGACGGTGTGACCTGCAACGTCGACGGAGGCGGCCCCACCGACCCGGGGGGCCCGACCGACCCGGGCACCCCTTCCAGCAGGGTCGACAACCCCTACAGCGGCGCCAAGGTGTACGTGAACCCGGAGTGGTCCGCGAAGGCCGCGGCCGAGCCAGGCGGCAGCCGTATCTCCAACCAGCCGACCGGTGTCTGGCTGGACCGGACCGCCGCGATCAACGGTGCCAACGGCGGTATGGGCCTTCGTGCCCACCTCGACGAGGCGCTGAAGCAGAAGGGCTCCGGCGAACTCGTCGTCCAGCTGGTGATCTACAACCTGCCCGGACGTGACTGCGCCGCCCTCGCCTCCAACGGCGAACTCGGCCCGACGGAGATCGACAAGTACAAGACGCAGTACATCGACCCGATCAAGACGATCCTCGCCGACTCCAAGTACGCCGGGCTGCGGATCGTCACCACCATCGAGATCGACTCGCTGCCCAACCTCGTCACCAACACCGGGAGCCGGGTCACCGCCACCCCGCAGTGCGACGTGATGAAGGCCAACGGCAACTACCAGAAGGGTGTCGGCTACGCCCTGAACAAGCTGGGCGACGTGCCCAACGTCTACAACTACATCGACGCCGGGCACCACGGCTGGATCGGCTGGGACGACAACTTCGCCCCCAGCGCGGCGATCATGAAGGAGGCGGCCACCTCCGAGGGCGCCACCGTCAACGACGTCCACGGCTTCATCACCAACACGGCCAACTACAGCGCCCTGAAGGAGAACAACTTCACCATCAACGACAACGCGGGCGGCAAGTCGGTCCGCGAGTCGAAGTGGGTCGACTGGAACCGTTACGTCGACGAGCTGTCCTTCGCGCAGGCCTTCCGTAACCAGCTGGTCACCACGGGCTTCAACTCCGGCATCGGCATGCTGATCGACACCTCCCGCAACGGCTGGGGCGGCACCGCTCGGCCCGCCGGACCGGGCCCGACGACGGACGTCGACGCGTACGTCGACGGCGGCCGCTACGACCGCCGCCTCAACACCGGCAACTGGTGCAACCAGTCCGGTGCGGGTCTCGGTGAGCGCCCGAAGGCCAGCCCGGCCGCCGGGATCGACGCGTACGTCTGGATGAAGCCCCCGGGCGAGTCCGACGGCTCCAGCAGCGCCATCCCGAACGACGAGGGCAAGGGCTTCGACCGCATGTGCGACCCGACGTACACGGGCAACCCGCGCAACAACAACCACATGTCCGGCGCCCTGCCGAACGCCCCGATCTCCGGGAAATGGTTCTCGGCCCAGTTCCAGGAGCTGATGAAGAACGCCTACCCGGCGCTGTAG
- a CDS encoding polysaccharide lyase, which yields MSTSRRRLLGAALGGAAGAAVGLPAATTAHAASWQQKWAPSASGDGMGAFETIEDDRADSHTAGQPHIYATGNNWRFNMHTVDRDTSTDRQRQEVTGLRTGSSSYLKWTQGQTWRVTYSMYIPSSLKATTTFTHIMQMKQPGAGSSPIVVQSLRRDGGTSRASEAERGGGKQTIELKLAIDDILIGRTDLDPLHDTWTDVDFQIKVGNGSAGSVRWILKSGGSTVIDASKTGVDTFLADRVRPKWGIYRSLGDTSGSLQNTYLLLTNLRGYQLA from the coding sequence ATGAGCACATCCAGAAGGAGACTGCTGGGTGCCGCGCTCGGCGGCGCTGCGGGAGCCGCGGTGGGTCTGCCGGCCGCGACCACGGCGCACGCGGCCTCCTGGCAGCAGAAGTGGGCGCCGTCCGCGAGCGGTGACGGGATGGGTGCCTTCGAGACGATCGAGGACGACCGCGCGGACTCGCACACCGCCGGACAGCCGCACATCTACGCCACCGGCAACAACTGGCGCTTCAACATGCACACGGTCGACCGCGACACGTCGACCGACCGGCAGCGACAGGAGGTCACCGGTCTGCGCACCGGCAGCAGCAGCTACCTCAAGTGGACCCAGGGCCAGACCTGGCGGGTCACCTACTCCATGTACATCCCGAGCTCGCTGAAGGCGACCACCACCTTCACGCACATCATGCAGATGAAGCAGCCGGGCGCCGGCAGCTCGCCGATCGTCGTGCAGTCACTGCGCCGGGATGGGGGCACCTCCCGCGCGAGCGAAGCCGAGCGTGGGGGAGGCAAGCAGACCATCGAGCTGAAGCTCGCCATCGACGACATCCTCATCGGCCGCACCGATCTGGACCCCCTGCACGACACATGGACCGATGTCGACTTCCAGATCAAGGTCGGCAACGGCTCGGCGGGCTCGGTCCGCTGGATCCTCAAGAGCGGCGGCTCGACCGTCATCGACGCGTCGAAGACCGGCGTCGACACCTTCCTCGCCGACCGCGTGCGCCCGAAGTGGGGCATCTACCGCTCCCTCGGCGACACCTCCGGATCCCTGCAGAACACCTACCTCCTGCTCACCAATCTCCGCGGCTACCAGCTCGCGTGA
- a CDS encoding alpha-L-fucosidase codes for MKPPTVPRRRAAGIVLFALAVVLGLTHPGALAAPRTAPRAVAVHDVRDHGSEANGSIGDTPVKPLDLDNPRQQFLRDSVGGLFLHWGMRTAPAHTSCTDWENDVTNGGWSPDYWVKEAQKLHTQYLVLASFHSRLGYTRAWPSKIPGSCSTKRDFLGELVTAAKAKGMKVILYMTDDPQWHAEGGHEWLDSSAYSSYKGKDVDLTTRDGFGQFSYDNFFEVMDRYPDLGGFWIDNDNAYWESNNLYAQIYQKRPNCTISNNNEDTPIMDMISNEQKTGMTPAYDYPQAVYTAQPRLTEADFKLPSTGAWWYGGTDPTVDRMLTLGRLVTNAGSSVKALMAETAQVDGKFPANQAAFNTFANSYLGPIWESLHGTEGGGYLYGGLKPGFWNDGAHGVTTISKTDPDRQYIHVLTPPSTSTLRIRDNGYRIASVTNLRTGAAVSWSQSGGVLTLTGLGNWDPYDTVFKVTTAGRQGILSGVKVSASASASGHTGSATGDGDHRTYWDNNKTLPANLTFDLGSSKKVQYLGLNQREDSVAYARSDTEQSARIKDYKVYLSADGSTWGSPVKTGQLPSRRGIQGIDLTAAKARYVRLQVDSTWAAPTDTTRYQRLRIDEAWIGTSYATPAKRGHS; via the coding sequence ATGAAACCCCCCACCGTTCCCCGGCGCCGCGCCGCGGGGATCGTCCTGTTCGCCCTCGCCGTGGTCCTCGGACTCACCCATCCCGGCGCCCTCGCTGCCCCGCGGACCGCTCCCCGCGCCGTCGCCGTCCACGACGTGCGCGACCACGGCTCCGAGGCGAACGGCTCCATCGGCGACACACCCGTCAAGCCCCTCGACCTGGACAACCCCCGCCAGCAATTCCTCCGCGACTCCGTCGGCGGTCTCTTCCTGCACTGGGGCATGCGCACCGCGCCCGCCCACACCAGCTGCACCGACTGGGAGAACGACGTCACGAACGGGGGCTGGAGCCCTGACTACTGGGTGAAGGAGGCCCAGAAGCTGCACACGCAGTACCTCGTTCTCGCCTCGTTCCACAGCCGCCTCGGCTACACCCGCGCCTGGCCGTCGAAGATCCCCGGCTCCTGCTCCACCAAGCGGGACTTCCTCGGTGAACTGGTCACCGCCGCGAAGGCCAAGGGGATGAAGGTCATCCTCTACATGACCGACGACCCCCAGTGGCACGCCGAGGGCGGCCACGAGTGGCTCGACTCGTCGGCGTACTCCTCGTACAAGGGCAAGGACGTCGACCTGACCACCCGGGACGGCTTCGGGCAGTTCAGCTACGACAACTTCTTCGAGGTCATGGACCGCTACCCGGACCTCGGCGGCTTCTGGATCGACAACGACAACGCGTACTGGGAGAGCAACAACCTCTACGCGCAGATCTACCAGAAGCGCCCGAACTGCACGATCAGCAACAACAACGAAGACACGCCGATCATGGACATGATCAGCAATGAGCAGAAGACGGGGATGACGCCGGCGTACGACTACCCCCAGGCGGTCTACACGGCCCAACCCCGCCTCACGGAGGCCGACTTCAAGCTGCCCTCCACCGGCGCCTGGTGGTACGGCGGCACCGACCCGACGGTCGACAGGATGCTCACCCTCGGCCGCCTCGTCACCAACGCCGGCTCGTCCGTGAAGGCGCTGATGGCCGAGACCGCGCAGGTCGACGGGAAGTTCCCGGCCAACCAGGCCGCTTTCAACACCTTCGCGAACTCCTACCTCGGCCCCATCTGGGAGTCCCTGCACGGCACGGAGGGCGGCGGCTACCTGTACGGCGGGCTCAAGCCGGGCTTCTGGAACGACGGCGCGCACGGCGTGACCACGATCAGCAAGACCGATCCCGACCGCCAGTACATCCACGTCCTGACCCCGCCGAGCACCAGCACCCTGCGCATCCGCGACAACGGCTACCGCATCGCCTCGGTCACCAACCTCCGTACGGGAGCGGCGGTTTCGTGGTCGCAGTCGGGCGGTGTACTCACCCTCACGGGCCTCGGGAACTGGGACCCGTACGACACGGTCTTCAAGGTCACCACGGCCGGTCGCCAGGGGATCCTCTCCGGCGTCAAGGTGAGCGCGAGCGCCTCGGCGAGCGGCCACACGGGCTCGGCCACCGGCGACGGCGACCACCGCACCTACTGGGACAACAACAAGACCCTCCCGGCGAACCTCACCTTCGACCTCGGCAGTTCGAAGAAGGTCCAGTACCTCGGGCTCAACCAGCGCGAGGACTCCGTCGCCTACGCCCGTTCGGACACCGAACAGTCGGCGCGGATCAAGGACTACAAGGTGTACCTGAGCGCCGACGGCTCGACCTGGGGCAGCCCGGTGAAGACCGGTCAGCTGCCGAGTCGCCGCGGCATCCAGGGCATCGACCTCACCGCCGCCAAAGCCCGCTACGTCCGTCTCCAGGTCGACTCCACCTGGGCCGCGCCCACGGACACGACCCGCTACCAGCGGCTGCGGATCGACGAGGCGTGGATCGGCACCTCGTACGCGACTCCCGCGAAGAGGGGACACTCATGA
- a CDS encoding aldo/keto reductase, translated as MPQLGFGVWQVPDDEAQQAVTTALEAGYRSIDTAAIYGNEEGTGKAIAASGVPREDLFVTTKLWNSDQGYDSTLRAFDTSLEKLGLDYVDLYLIHWPTPSRDLYVDTYKAFEKLHADGRIRAIGVSNFEPDHLERLIAETSVVPAVDQIELHPHLQQAAAREYHAAQGIATEAWSPLGQGKGLLEVPAIVAIARKHDRTPAQVVLRWHLQLGNVVIPKSVTPSRIKENIEVFDFSLDTEDLAAISALNEDRRLGPDPSTFNMA; from the coding sequence ATGCCCCAGCTGGGTTTCGGCGTCTGGCAGGTGCCGGACGACGAGGCGCAGCAGGCGGTCACCACCGCGCTGGAGGCCGGGTACCGCAGCATCGACACAGCGGCGATCTACGGCAACGAAGAGGGCACCGGCAAGGCCATCGCCGCCTCCGGCGTCCCGCGCGAGGACCTCTTCGTCACCACCAAGCTCTGGAACAGTGACCAGGGGTACGACTCCACACTCCGCGCCTTCGACACCTCGCTGGAGAAGCTCGGCCTGGACTACGTGGACCTGTACCTGATCCACTGGCCCACCCCGTCCCGGGACCTGTACGTCGACACCTACAAGGCGTTCGAGAAGCTGCACGCCGACGGCCGGATCCGGGCGATCGGCGTCTCCAACTTCGAACCCGATCACCTGGAGCGGCTGATCGCCGAGACGTCCGTCGTTCCGGCCGTCGACCAGATCGAGCTGCACCCACATCTGCAGCAGGCCGCGGCCCGCGAGTACCACGCCGCGCAGGGCATCGCCACCGAGGCCTGGTCGCCACTGGGCCAGGGCAAGGGCCTCCTGGAGGTCCCGGCGATCGTGGCCATCGCGCGGAAGCACGACCGCACTCCGGCCCAGGTCGTGCTGCGCTGGCACCTCCAGCTCGGCAACGTGGTGATCCCCAAGTCCGTGACGCCGTCCCGGATCAAGGAGAACATCGAGGTCTTCGACTTCAGCTTGGACACCGAGGACCTCGCGGCGATCAGCGCCCTGAACGAGGACCGGCGCCTGGGCCCGGACCCGTCGACGTTCAACATGGCCTGA
- a CDS encoding glycoside hydrolase family 75 protein: protein MRMRPLTLSVACSAALLTAGTLPATATGAPSPASVQEGTVSAADLLAKVTGCSQISSGKYRTDDEASATVPVCGKNGAVFWKADMDIDCDGQRTSNCNENTDPWYQDDTAFHQSNGKPLKADALPYVVVPSSSSIWNYAGAGIKGGGVVAVIYNNKVEYAVVGDTGPTKIIGEASYATAKALGIDPDPETGGTDSGVTYILFKNSQVSPIESHSAAVTLGDRLAQQFLRDN from the coding sequence GTGCGTATGCGACCACTGACCCTCTCCGTGGCCTGCTCGGCCGCCCTGCTCACCGCCGGAACGCTCCCCGCCACCGCCACCGGCGCCCCCTCACCGGCATCCGTCCAGGAGGGCACGGTCAGCGCGGCCGACCTGCTCGCCAAGGTGACGGGTTGCTCGCAGATCTCCAGCGGCAAGTACCGGACCGACGACGAGGCTTCGGCCACGGTCCCCGTGTGCGGCAAGAACGGCGCGGTGTTCTGGAAGGCCGACATGGACATCGACTGCGACGGTCAGCGCACCTCGAACTGCAACGAGAACACCGACCCCTGGTACCAGGACGACACGGCGTTCCACCAGTCCAACGGCAAACCGCTCAAGGCCGATGCGCTGCCGTACGTCGTCGTGCCCAGCTCCAGCAGCATCTGGAACTACGCCGGAGCCGGCATAAAGGGCGGCGGCGTGGTCGCCGTGATCTACAACAACAAGGTCGAGTACGCCGTCGTCGGCGACACCGGCCCCACGAAGATCATCGGCGAGGCCTCGTACGCCACCGCGAAGGCCCTCGGCATCGACCCGGACCCGGAGACCGGCGGAACCGACTCCGGGGTGACCTACATCCTGTTCAAGAACTCCCAGGTGTCCCCCATCGAGAGCCACAGCGCGGCGGTCACCCTCGGCGACCGCCTCGCGCAACAGTTCCTGCGGGACAACTGA